The Raphanus sativus cultivar WK10039 chromosome 2, ASM80110v3, whole genome shotgun sequence genome includes a region encoding these proteins:
- the LOC108817721 gene encoding uncharacterized protein LOC108817721, whose amino-acid sequence MSRIWGRVAGLFRSKSFIGADKTGNKYFSRTEQVDGLVKEKRWVIFRREEDPTSIPVEWICWLNGQRKRAPTPEEMAELDARRERVKLNTALLKKEEEEKKAREGTGRKIPSIGKVEGPDLPSFIRHFPADSKGDKTEEASKEADQPRVKEHEPEIATAEPPEPKTTEPSGSGSSFRPGTWQPPS is encoded by the exons ATGTCGAGGATATGGGGGAGAGTAGCTGGATTGTTCAGAAGCAAGAGTTTCATCGGAGCAGACAAGACCGGTAACAAGTACTTTTCCAGAACGGAGCAGGTTGACGGTCTGG TAAAGGAGAAAAGATGGGTTATCTttagaagagaagaagaccCAACTTCTATTCCTG TTGAATGGATATGTTGGCTCAATGGGCAGCGAAAAAGAGCTCCTACTCCAGAG GAAATGGCTGAACTTGATGCAAGGCGTGAGCGTGTGAAGCTTAATACTGCTC TTCTcaagaaagaagaggaagagaagaaagcCAGAGAAGGAACTGGGCGCAAAATCCCGAGCATCG GTAAAGTTGAGGGTCCCGATTTGCCAAGCTTTATTCGCCATTTCCCAGCGGATTCAAAAG GTGATAAGACAGAGGAAGCTAGTAAAGAAGCAGATCAACCAAG GGTCAAGGAACATGAACCCGAGATAGCCACTGCAGAACCACCTGAACCAAA GACAACAGAGCCATCAGGGTCTGGATCATCATTTAGGCCCGGAACATGGCAACCACCATCCTGA
- the LOC130508703 gene encoding uncharacterized protein LOC130508703 codes for MHLRGAERGGKILNPSEKVPDVHHQLDKVDIQSSSSSLDSMSERVKPIEEDKLVLEPLSNGFHDAAERLSSPDSSSSQSTTVDETSELCQVLEAPPNEPAPIQAVKKAKEFKLNPAAKNFSPSYTKRLSPAPTAMPDIGNIAYIPSNNPMLPVPEAFYPELVNNRYLPQTSPSSKFVPYGNLTAGNALGVPFPQHMIGPTINREQPQRFTSPYQSVQASPMFVNPNPQVMAARSGQLVYVQPVSQNLVQGTPALPPMLSRPLPPAQHVQYLKHQGVVAAGQPLQLCVSQPFTPGVLQPYSVPVQYPVMQPPFPTNQPMPVAVPNGFFGNFHK; via the exons ATGCATTTACGTGGGGCAGAA CGAGGAGGCAAGATTTTGAACCCTAGTGAAAAAGTTCCTGATGTTCATCACCAGTTGGATAAG GTTGATATCCAAAGCTCAAGTTCTAGCT TGGATAGCATGTCCGAACGAGTTAAACCAATAGAAGAAGATAAGTTGGTGCTGGAACCTTTAAGTAACGGTTTTCACGATGCTGCTGAAAGGCTCTCTTCCCCTGACAGTTCATCCTCACAAAGTACAACCGTTGATGAAACCTCAGAGTTGTGTCAGGTCTTAGAGGCACCTCCTAACGAACCAGCACCTATCCAGGCCGTCAAAAAGGCCAAG GAGTTCAAGTTGAATCCAGCGGCAAAGAACTTTTCTCCATCTTATACAAAACGTCTTTCACCGGCTCCTACTGCTATGCCTGACATTGGAAATATTGCTTATATACCAAGCAACAATCCCATGCTACCTGTTCCTGAAGCTTTTTACCCAGAACTTGTGAACAACCGTTATTTGCCCCAAACATCTCCATCTTCCAAGTTTGTACCATATGGTAATTTGACTGCTGGAAATGCTCTTGGTGTTCCTTTTCCTCAACAC ATGATCGGGCCTACTATTAACAGGGAACAGCCGCAGAGATTCACTTCTCCATACCAATCTGTTCAAGCATCACCAATGTTTGTAAACCCAAATCCTCAG GTAATGGCTGCGAGATCAGGACAGCTAGTATATGTCCAACCAGTTTCTCAG AATCTAGTTCAGGGAACACCGGCTCTTCCACCTATGCTCTCCCGCCCTCTACCTCCCGCACAACATGTCCAATACCTGAAGCATCAAG GTGTAGTTGCAGCTGGCCAGCCGCTGCAGCTATGCGTTTCCCAACCGTTCACGCCGGGTGTACTGCAACCTTACAGCGTTCCTGTCCAATATCCGGTTATGCAGCCTCCTTTCCCGACGAATCAGCCAATGCCAGTTGCTGTTCCTAATGGCTTCTTTGGCAATTTCCATAAATAG
- the LOC130508704 gene encoding F-box/kelch-repeat protein At4g39560-like has translation MNTCDADEEPSRTRKKLKLSCSSPPSGLSLLPDEIVLSCLARVSKSDHASLSLVSKWHRSVVASPELYDFRSLLGFTENRIYLCLRIPPDPNPRWFTLSPKTLNLRLVPVRSYFYQPPEASCMVAHGCGIYIMGGKIDGRATSNVLFLDCRSHTWSTLPSMGMARYSAVAGVVDGRIYVFGGCEGRESGKWGEVFDPKQQTWDALPMPPPRCDFPLVCESIVIEEQKVVVMNGLGICLSYIPSESKWKKGYRDISGIKRCWHVIDNVVYCSLSGGQILWCEPSELEWNEKMEWREVMGLESLRDTLAASKMVNYGGGLEIWCAEISLEIRKKTCEIIGNIVWSEAVMTLDPPPHQHHCKILSALPLNL, from the exons ATGAATACATGCGACGCAGACGAAGAGCCATCGCGTACTAGGAAGAAACTGAAGCTGTCTTGCTCGTCTCCTCCGAGTGGGTTATCTTTGTTGCCGGATGAGATAGTTCTAAGTTGCTTGGCCCGCGTCTCAAAATCGGACCATGCTTCCTTATCCCTCGTCTCCAAGTGGCACCGTTCAGTAGTGGCTTCTCCTGAGTTGTACGACTTCCGATCCCTTTTGGGCTTCACGGAAAACCGTATCTATCTATGCTTACGCATCCCTCCAGACCCAAACCCACGCTGGTTCACCCTCTCCCCAAAAACTCTTAACCTGCGGCTTGTCCCAGTGCGATCTTATTTTTACCAGCCTCCGGAAGCATCTTGCATGGTGGCTCATGGTTGTGGGATCTACATCATGGGTGGTAAGATTGACGGGAGAGCCACGTCGAATGTATTGTTTCTAGATTGTAGATCTCACACGTGGAGCACTCTCCCTTCCATGGGGATGGCTCGATATTCAGCCGTGGCGGGCGTGGTGGACGGGAGGATATACGTGTTCGGAGGATGTGAAGGCCGGGAGTCCGGCAAGTGGGGAGAGGTCTTCGACCCAAAGCAGCAGACTTGGGATGCCCTGCCGATGCCACCGCCTCGGTGTGATTTTCCCTTAGTGTGCGAAAGCATAGTTATAGAGGAACAGAAGGTGGTTGTTATGAATGGCTTAGGGATATGTTTATCCTACATACCAAGTGAAAGCAAATGGAAAAAAGGGTATAGGGATATCTCCGGAATTAAAAGGTGTTGGCATGTGATAGATAATGTCGTGTACTGCAGTCTAAGTGGTGGGCAGATATTGTGGTGTGAGCCAAGTGAATTGGAGTGGAATGAAAAGATGGAGTGGAGAGAGGTGATGGGCTTGGAGTCTCTCAGGGATACTCTTGCTGCCTCCAAGATGGTTAACTATGGTGGAGGG TTGGAGATTTGGTGTGCGGAGATTTCTTTGGAGATACGCAAGAAGACATGCGAGATTATAGGAAACATTGTGTGGTCCGAAGCTGTCATGACACTTGATCCTCCTCCACATCAGCATCACTGTAAGATATTGTCTGCTTTACCTCTCAACCTCTGA